GTTTGGTTACAGAGAAATGGAATGGGAaacattttccttctcttttacGGTAGAAGGAAAAAAGGTGGGTTATTAAGTTATGTTGGTGTAGTGTACTTTTTGCGATTCAGCCGAAGGTCGGGGAgaaactctctctccctcttcccgAGGTCGCAACTTGCTTGCAGTAGTTGTTTTCGTGAACTGAATGCAGTGTGAAAGCACCGAAGACCTTCCGTGGTCAAATTTTGGGGTACCTGTGTATGAGGCGAGTTCAAACTCACCGGGTGTACCCACCGAAATCTGGGTACAGACGACCTCAAGTGGTGTAAAAGGGCATCTATGTCTGCTGCTCGCACCCTAGTGGGGATGTGGGAGATATTGTTCCCTTCATTTTAATGACTACCTCATTTTAGCGACTacctcacaagagtacttttttGTTGGGACTTGGCCCGACCCCCTAATTCGCACCCCTCACACAGCAACAACAAGCAAACATCAATcacagcacacacacacaagcttGACACGAGAGATTTGAGGAAAAACTCCTTAATTGTATTATTCACATATCAAATACaatatacatgaaaaaatcTCATCGGCACGCTACAAACAGGCTGCcatcactcctctctctctctccctctctccggTGCTCTCCGACAGTATCTCCGAGCCTTACTGAGGAGCCCGGGAGGAGCCTCACGCACactctctctgctctctctctgtctcactAGAACACACCCCCACACTACCTTTGGCAGTCCAAACATAAAAGGGGAGAAAAGCCATGGGGTTTTATCCCCTACCCTCACACCTACATCACTTGGGTGTACCCAAACACTTTTTCTAGctagtaaaaaagaaaatgcagaaaGTTGCCCGGTTCACTTCCCTCCGGAAGGTGGAGGGGATTAGGCCTTCTGGAAACCCCCCTGTTTAATTTCGGGTTTTTTGTTAACTAATTTGCAGAAAGTTGGGAGCTGTACTTACACGGTGGTGTTTACAACAAGCTGCTCTTCACCCAGCTACACCAGAGACCGAATCAGTCTCGCGTTTGGCGATGCGTATGGCAGCCAGGTACCATTTCGCGAAAACCTGTCTTTTGGTTTGGAGGACCGTTACTAGATAGTACACTACTAATAATCTTGGCAATGGGGGAATTGAAGAATGTGGTAACTGCAAGACCTAGTGATCCATGCAAGTATGCAACTAAATttagaagaagagagagaaaaaaactaaGAGATGCTAGATTCTTAGGTGAGTATGCCATGCTACATTCATAGATTTATATATACAGATGTGTCTAGAATAGTGATTCATGTAAATTCCTCATCATTTGTGGAATCCACGTGCATCGGATGGTTCTAAACATATTTGTGTACGAATCAATATACACAGACTTCCCTTTCTTAGATTGCTTAGATCATCGGTTTTTAGATTactttcaaaacaaaacaaaaaaaaagagtttttagATTTAGTAAAGGGTTCATTGATCATTGTTACTAGGTTTACGCATCGAGGCTAGACGATCTATCTTCAGGGGCATTCGAGGCGTGTTCTGTGGACACTTATGACATATCGGGGCCATGTACGTACGATGTTTGCTATTTGTACATATACAGGAGTGGATACGACGGTTGGAAGCTGAAATCGGTGGAGGTCTACGGTTACCATAGGAGGTCTATCTCCTTCTACTACAACACTTTCATACCAAGGGATGTTTGGTACGGGTTTGATTACTGCAACGGTGTTTCAGCCTTCACTTGACCATGAGAGTTGCAGGGGGGAGTGAATAAGTTCTTGTTTGAGTTAATTCGTTGCTTGTAATGAATAAGTTCTTGTTTTTGAGATTTCCCTAACTTTTTCCAGTTGTTCCAAGTATGTAAGACAAAAGATTGATTGGTTCCGATTGCAAAATGCATAGcgaaaggtggttttgtaattCAACTCAGTGGCGAAGACATATGGGGACCAGTGTGGCGGAGACATATGGGTAGACTGGATGGTTTTgggatttgtttttttgaataaacatcTTAGaagtaaagtgaaaaataaaacaaagtgaTAAACAAAcaacgaaaaataagtaatgc
This DNA window, taken from Rhododendron vialii isolate Sample 1 chromosome 8a, ASM3025357v1, encodes the following:
- the LOC131335426 gene encoding embryo-specific protein ATS3A-like, with translation MNKATCSAVLLLAFFLVSSQARSILSRKPQPLASFKIDTNSTHPLTVTRINSTLTGATPSATTTQKVGSCTYTVVFTTSCSSPSYTRDRISLAFGDAYGSQVYASRLDDLSSGAFEACSVDTYDISGPCTYDVCYLYIYRSGYDGWKLKSVEVYGYHRRSISFYYNTFIPRDVWYGFDYCNGVSAFT